A stretch of bacterium DNA encodes these proteins:
- a CDS encoding Gfo/Idh/MocA family oxidoreductase translates to MSNRIRMGFLGCGRIADLQCQGYLEHEHAEITAVCDVNAELAERRREEWGARRAYTNTEDFFADPEVDAVEILTPHHLHEEHATAALRAGKHVSLQKPPTRTLEELDRLLEVAKGCDRTFRVFENFMHYPPHVKAHELIAEGAIGEPLSVRLKTAAGRFGDGWEIAPETQAWRHDPATCGGGATTFDHGYHCFNMARFFMPVEPERVHAFIHWTQLAENILIDGPALITWKYGGDVPRFGSWEVIASLGMRVRSDYYASDDRTEIHGSDGILWLNRCTGKLLDEPSVVLYRDGETRAFHDLPVDWAESFRLGGIDFVDALLNDRQPSQNGSDARHTMRFALAAARSAEDGREVGLDEVEPDAR, encoded by the coding sequence ATGTCGAACCGGATTCGCATGGGCTTTCTCGGCTGTGGACGCATTGCCGACCTGCAGTGTCAGGGTTACCTGGAGCACGAGCACGCTGAGATCACAGCCGTCTGTGACGTGAACGCCGAGCTAGCAGAGCGGCGCCGCGAAGAATGGGGCGCGCGACGCGCATACACGAACACCGAGGACTTCTTCGCCGATCCCGAAGTGGATGCCGTGGAAATCCTCACCCCTCATCACCTGCACGAGGAACACGCCACGGCGGCGTTGCGCGCGGGAAAGCACGTCTCGCTACAAAAGCCTCCGACTCGAACACTCGAAGAACTCGACCGCCTGCTCGAGGTTGCGAAGGGGTGTGACCGGACCTTCCGCGTCTTCGAGAATTTCATGCACTATCCACCGCACGTGAAAGCGCACGAACTGATTGCCGAAGGAGCGATCGGAGAGCCGCTCTCTGTCCGGCTCAAGACGGCCGCCGGGCGCTTCGGCGATGGCTGGGAGATCGCTCCGGAAACCCAGGCCTGGCGTCATGATCCCGCTACCTGCGGTGGCGGAGCCACGACCTTTGACCACGGCTACCACTGTTTCAATATGGCACGCTTCTTCATGCCGGTGGAACCCGAGCGCGTGCACGCGTTCATCCACTGGACGCAACTCGCCGAGAACATCCTGATCGACGGACCCGCTCTGATCACCTGGAAGTACGGGGGCGACGTACCGCGATTCGGCTCCTGGGAGGTCATCGCCTCGCTCGGAATGCGCGTGCGCTCCGATTACTACGCGAGTGATGACCGCACCGAGATCCACGGCAGTGACGGAATTCTCTGGTTGAATCGCTGCACGGGCAAGCTTCTGGACGAACCCTCGGTCGTTCTCTACCGCGACGGCGAGACCCGCGCATTCCACGACCTGCCCGTCGACTGGGCCGAGTCCTTTCGGCTAGGTGGCATCGATTTCGTCGACGCTCTGCTCAATGACCGTCAGCCAAGTCAGAACGGTAGCGATGCGCGCCACACCATGCGCTTCGCGCTGGCGGCGGCTCGGAGTGCTGAGGACGGCCGCGAAGTAGGACTGGACGAAGTCGAGCCCGACGCGCGTTAG